The Candidatus Rubrimentiphilum sp. genome includes a window with the following:
- the radA gene encoding DNA repair protein RadA produces MAKARSVYFCSGCGFESPRWLGRCPQCDAWNSFDERPMRVTAVKARANSRTNARGGPVPLSEVDRSGTARGSTGLPEFDAVLGGGIVPGSVTLIGGPPGAGKSTLLLQIAANLARERGPVIYVCGEESAAQVKLRAERLGPSIPQDDKSDILVFPETNLREVLDQAESLGPRTLILDSIQTVWLPESESYAGSVTQIRDCAQAAMEFAKRTDCAIFIVGHVTKDGAIAGPRLLEHLVDTVLYFEGDLSGDHRIVRAYKNRFGSIDEICVFTMQADGLHEVGNPSELFLSGRHGRPSGSCVVAGIVGSRPVLIEVQALVGETSYGTPRRLANNVDQARLAMIIAVLERRVGLQLGTHDVYASVAGGLRVNEPAADLGIALAIASSFRNRPLPADAVAFGELGLSGEIRSVTASARRIAEANKLGYRTLFTPQNCRDVAQAIEAALA; encoded by the coding sequence GTGGCAAAGGCGCGTTCGGTCTACTTCTGCTCGGGATGCGGTTTCGAATCGCCACGCTGGCTCGGGCGCTGCCCGCAATGCGATGCTTGGAACTCGTTCGACGAGCGGCCAATGCGTGTGACTGCAGTCAAAGCGCGGGCGAATTCGCGGACGAACGCGCGCGGCGGCCCGGTTCCGCTGAGCGAGGTCGATCGCAGCGGCACCGCGCGCGGCTCAACGGGCTTGCCTGAATTCGACGCAGTGCTCGGGGGCGGAATCGTTCCGGGAAGCGTCACGCTCATCGGCGGCCCGCCGGGCGCGGGCAAGTCAACGCTGCTGCTGCAGATTGCAGCCAATCTCGCACGCGAGCGCGGACCGGTTATCTACGTTTGCGGCGAAGAGTCGGCCGCCCAGGTCAAGCTTCGCGCCGAACGCTTGGGCCCTTCGATACCTCAGGATGACAAGTCCGATATTTTGGTTTTTCCGGAGACGAATCTGCGCGAAGTCTTGGATCAAGCCGAGAGCCTCGGGCCGCGCACGTTGATCCTTGACTCGATCCAAACCGTGTGGCTGCCGGAATCGGAATCGTATGCGGGCAGCGTTACCCAGATTCGGGATTGCGCGCAGGCCGCGATGGAGTTCGCCAAACGTACGGACTGCGCGATCTTCATCGTCGGACACGTCACCAAAGACGGCGCAATTGCCGGACCGCGCCTGCTCGAGCACTTGGTCGACACGGTGCTCTACTTCGAAGGCGACCTCAGCGGCGACCACCGGATCGTCCGCGCGTATAAGAACCGTTTCGGCAGCATCGACGAGATCTGCGTCTTCACCATGCAAGCCGATGGATTGCATGAAGTCGGCAATCCGTCGGAACTCTTTCTTTCGGGGCGGCACGGGCGCCCGAGCGGGTCGTGTGTAGTCGCCGGCATCGTCGGCTCGCGCCCCGTGCTCATCGAAGTGCAGGCGCTCGTCGGAGAGACGAGTTACGGCACCCCGCGCCGCTTGGCGAACAACGTAGATCAGGCGCGCCTCGCGATGATCATCGCGGTGCTCGAGCGGCGCGTTGGCCTGCAGCTCGGCACGCACGACGTCTATGCATCGGTCGCGGGCGGTTTACGCGTGAACGAACCTGCCGCAGATTTGGGGATCGCGCTGGCGATCGCATCATCGTTTCGCAATCGTCCGCTGCCGGCCGACGCGGTTGCGTTTGGCGAGCTCGGCCTGTCGGGCGAGATTCGCTCCGTCACCGCATCCGCGCGCCGTATAGCCGAGGCAAACAAACTCGGCTATCGCACCCTGTTCACCCCGCAGAACTGCCGCGATGTGGCGCAGGCGATTGAAGCGGCGCTTGCGTGA